From a region of the Zingiber officinale cultivar Zhangliang chromosome 4B, Zo_v1.1, whole genome shotgun sequence genome:
- the LOC121978684 gene encoding endoglucanase 11-like — MVTRSMEGNAAKGEIFAVILVPFALILLNAVVPASSGASGFDYGEALSKSLLYFEAQRSGHLPYSQRVSWRGHSGLLDGIEQGVDLVGGYYDAGDNVKFGLPMAFTITMLSWSVVEYGGAMSAAGELEHAMEAIKWGTDYFIKAHTHPNVLWVQVGDGDTDHYCWQRPEDMTTSRQAFKVDAENPGSDVAAETAAAMAAAAIVFKQSNPHYSHLLLHHAQQLFEFGDKYRGRYHESVAEAAGYYPSRSGYGDELLWAALWLHRATGRAEYLDYVVEKAYELGGAAWAVAEFSWDIKYAGVQILASKLLMEEGRRELRLQGKEKSTLEQYKSNADHFLCACLSMNSDDSGSNVARTPGGLLFVRPWNNLQYAAGAAFLLAVASDSLAASGGRALLCSRGPVGPRDLMGLARGQADYILGDNPMGLSYLVGFGPRFPRRVHHRAASTAPHKEEKGFIGCAQGYDAWFGRRGSNPNVVAGAIVGGPDGGDAFEDRRGNYMQTEACTYNTAPMVGVFARLRNETTESRRKRRRATRGGMSA; from the exons ATGGTTACGAGATCGATGGAAGGAAATGCAGCAAAAGGCGAGATTTTTGCCGTAATTCTCGTGCCATTTGCGCTTATTTTGCTGAATGCGGTAGTTCCGGCCTCTTCCGGTGCTTCGGGGTTCGACTACGGCGAGGCCCTGTCGAAGAGCCTCCTTTACTTCGAGGCGCAGCGCTCCGGCCACCTCCCTTACAGCCAGCGCGTCTCCTGGCGTGGCCACTCCGGTCTCCTCGACGGCATTGAGCAAGGA GTCGATTTGGTCGGAGGGTACTACGACGCCGGCGACAACGTCAAGTTCGGCCTGCCGATGGCCTTCACCATCACCATGCTGTCGTGGAGCGTCGTCGAGTACGGCGGCGCGATGTCGGCGGCAGGCGAGTTGGAGCACGCCATGGAGGCGATCAAGTGGGGCACGGATTACTTCATCAAGGCTCACACTCACCCCAACGTTCTCTGGGTTCAG GTCGGAGATGGAGACACGGATCACTATTGCTGGCAGAGGCCCGAGGACATGACCACGTCCCGGCAGGCCTTCAAGGTCGACGCGGAGAACCCCGGATCGGATGTGGCGGCGGAGACGGCGGCAGCCATGGCGGCCGCCGCGATCGTCTTCAAGCAGAGCAATCCGCATTACTCCCACCTCCTGCTCCACCACGCTCAACAG CTTTTTGAGTTCGGGGACAAGTACAGGGGGAGGTACCATGAGAGCGTGGCGGAGGCGGCGGGCTACTACCCGTCGAGGAGCGGGTACGGGGACGAGCTGCTGTGGGCGGCGCTGTGGTTGCACCGGGCGACGGGGAGGGCGGAGTACTTGGACTACGTGGTGGAGAAGGCGTACGAGTTGGGCGGCGCCGCCTGGGCCGTCGCCGAGTTTAGCTGGGACATCAAATACGCCGGCGTCCAAATTCTTGCTTCCAAG CTGCTGATGGAGGAAGGGAGGCGCGAGCTGCGGCTCCAGGGGAAGGAGAAGAGCACGTTGGAGCAGTACAAATCCAACGCCGACCACTTCCTCTGCGCCTGCCTCTCCATGAACTCGGATGATTCCGGCAGCAACGTCGCCCGTACGCCCGGCGGCCTGCTCTTCGTCCGCCCCTGGAACAACTTGCAGTACGCGGCCGGCGCCGCCTTCCTGCTGGCCGTCGCCTCCGACAGCCTCGCCGCCTCCGGGGGGCGGGCCCTGCTCTGCTCTCGAGGGCCGGTGGGCCCGCGAGACCTGATGGGCCTGGCGAGGGGCCAGGCCGACTACATCCTCGGCGACAACCCGATGGGGCTCAGCTACTTGGTGGGCTTCGGACCACGGTTTCCCAGAAGGGTGCACCACCGGGCGGCGTCGACGGCGCCGCACAAGGAGGAGAAGGGCTTCATCGGGTGCGCGCAGGGGTACGACGCGTGGTTTGGGCGGCGGGGGTCCAATCCGAACGTGGTGGCGGGGGCGATCGTGGGCGGTCCGGACGGCGGCGACGCGTTCGAGGACCGGAGGGGGAACTACATGCAGACGGAGGCGTGCACGTACAACACGGCGCCCATGGTGGGGGTCTTCGCCAGGCTGCGTAATGAGACGACGGAATCGAGGAGGAAGCGCCGGCGAGCGACGAGAGGAGGCATGTCGGCttga
- the LOC121976726 gene encoding uncharacterized protein LOC121976726, whose amino-acid sequence MVALRRSPNILVIVTIISVCSVCSALSAFRESPTSAKLLIITQKRSMLEQNKSFILAAERTHRRDPLNAFRFYTDGWNISNHHYLASVGFSAAPLFSISIVWLLVFGLALALICCCYYCFPKQSHSFYSRTTHALSFILLILFTVLTVIGCAILFDGQRNFHRSTSRTLDFIEGQSNTTVSNLRNFSSDLMKAENVGVGQASLSSDQKARIDSVVRRVHRAADQVSSKTSENTNKIRNYLDKVHVILIVTVAALLLLAVLGLTFSILGMRSLVYTLVIVGWLLVAATFFLSGLFLLFHNAISDTCLAMDEWAVHPQEHSAMDDILPCVDEATAGASLDQSKQVTFELVDVVNRVIVNVSNVNYPPNFQPLYYNQSGPLVPLLCNPFNTDLTNRTCLAGELGFDDAARVWSKHVCRVRTANGFDTCWTVGRLTPAMYRQMTSATEVGSGLYMYGAFLVGLVDCSFVRAAFRSISVRNCPGLGRYSKRVYEGLAVASAAVMAALVVWVVLARSRWRRTFEKKVAARSQLEQLELQRKNLLQSQEED is encoded by the exons ATGGTGGCGTTGCGCAGATCGCCGAACATTTTGGTGATCGTCACCATTATTTCTGTCTGCTCTGTCTGCTCTGCTCTTTCTGCATTTCGTGAATCCCCGACTTCAG CAAAACTCCTGATCATCACACAAAAGAGATCCATGTTAGAACAGAACAAGTCCTTCATTTTGGCCGCAGAGAGGACTCACAGAAGAGATCCCCTGAATGCATTCAGATTCTACACCGATGGCTGGAACATCAGCAATCACCACTACTTGGCC TCGGTCGGATTCTCTGCTGCTCCCCTGTTTTCCATCAGCATTGTTTGGTTGCTTGTCTTCGGCCTGGCCTTGGCCCTCATCTGCTGCTGCTACTACTGCTTCCCAAAACAGAGCCACTCTTTCTACTCCCGCACAACTCATGCACTCTCCTTCATTCTCCTCATCCTCTTCACAGTTCTCACAGT AATTGGGTGTGCCATTTTGTTCGATGGCCAGAGAAACTTCCACAGAAGCACATCCAGAACTTTGGATTTCATCGAGGGGCAGTCCAACACCACCGTCTCCAACCTCAGAAACTTCTCCAGCGACTTGATGAAAGCCGAGAACGTTGGGGTTGGCCAAGCCTCTCTCTCATCGGATCAGAAAGCCAGAATTGATTCGGTCGTTCGGAGAGTCCATCGAGCTGCAGATCAAGTTTCTTCCAAGACATCCGAAAATACGAACAAGATCAGAAACTATCTAGACAAAGT GCATGTTATACTGATCGTAACTGTGGCTGCTCTGCTTCTCTTGGCTGTTCTTGGATTAA CATTTTCAATACTTGGAATGAGATCTCTTGTGTATAC ATTAGTGATAGTTGGATGGCTGCTTGTGGCAGCAACATTTTTTTTGAGTGGCCTCTTTCTCCTCTTCCACAA TGCAATCTCTGATACGTGCTTGGCCATGGACGAGTGGGCGGTGCATCCGCAGGAGCATTCCGCCATGGACGACATCCTCCCCTGCGTCGACGAGGCCACCGCCGGCGCCTCCCTCGACCAGAGCAAGCAAGTCACCTTCGAGCTCGTCGACGTGGTCAACCGCGTCATAGTCAACGTCTCCAACGTCAACTACCCTCCCAACTTCCAGCCCCTCTACTACAACCAGTCCGGCCCGTTGGTTCCCCTCCTCTGCAACCCCTTCAACACTGACCTCACCAACCGGACCTGCCTCGCCGGAGAACTCGGCTTCGACGACGCGGCGCGCGTCTGGTCCAAGCACGTGTGCCGAGTCAGGACAGCCAACGGGTTCGACACGTGCTGGACCGTCGGCCGCCTGACGCCGGCGATGTATCGCCAGATGACGTCAGCGACGGAGGTGGGCTCTGGGCTTTACATGTACGGGGCGTTCCTTGTTGGTCTGGTGGACTGTAGCTTCGTGCGGGCGGCGTTTAGGTCGATAAGCGTCCGGAATTGCCCGGGTTTGGGCCGGTACAGCAAGCGGGTCTACGAAGGGTTAGCGGTGGCGTCTGCCGCCGTCATGGCGGCGCTGGTGGTCTGGGTGGTCCTGGCGCGGTCGAGATGGCGGCGCACGTTTGAGAAGAAGGTTGCAGCTCGATCGCAGCTAGAACAATTGGAGTTACAGAGGAAGAACTTGTTACAAAGTCAAGAAGAAGATTAA
- the LOC121976727 gene encoding uncharacterized methyltransferase At2g41040, chloroplastic-like, giving the protein MAAASSSVLCPSSRLRGFHGHTLALRLPPRPSFLSSGSSRWLGVSASASVSVSVDPETKAQRDDLRDIPLLSCPICYEPLIRKGPSGFNVPSIYRSGFKCPKCNKSFSSKDVYLDLTVTSGTTEYSEFKPARTELFRSPLVSFLYERGWRQNFNRSGFPGPDEEFNMAQEYFKPVKGGLLIDVSCGSGLFSRKFAKSGSYSAVVALDFSENMLRQCYEFIKQDDTLLTTNLALVRADVSRLPFASGSVDAVHAGAALHCWPSPSNAVAEISRVLRSGGVFVGTTFLSSPMNTPLPFTALRPLRQFFMQVSNSYTYFTEKEIEDLCKSCGLVNYSSTVRRAFIMFSAHKP; this is encoded by the exons ATGGCTGCCGCTTCCTCCTCAGTACTCTGTCCTTCCTCCCGCTTGCGAGGCTTTCATGGTCATACGCTCGCTCTCCGGCTACCTCCCCGCCCCTCCTTCCTCAGCTCTGGCTCTTCCCGATGGCTCGGTGTGTCCGCATCGGCCTCGGTCTCGGTCTCCGTTGATCCG GAAACCAAAGCTCAACGAGATGACTTGAGGGACATTCCGTTGCTTTCCTGCCCGATTTGCTATGAGCCTTTAATAAGAAAAGGGCCTTCAGGTTTTAACGT TCCTTCGATATACAGGTCTGGTTTCAAGTGCCCAAAATGTAACAAATCATTCAGTAGCAAAGATGTCTACTTGGATCTAACTGTCACTTCTGGGACAACTGAGTACAGTGAGTTCAAGCCTGCTAGAACTGAGTTATTTAG GAGCCCTCTTGTTTCATTTCTCTATGAAAGAGGATGGCGTCAGAACTTCAATCGAAGTGGGTTTCCAGGTCCTGATGAAGAG TTCAACATGGCTCAAGAATACTTCAAGCCTGTCAAAGGTGGTTTGCTCATTGATGTTAGTTGCGGCAGTGGCTTGTTTTCGAGGAAATTTGCAAAATCTGGTTCTTATTCGGCTGTAGTTGCACTGGATTTTTCTGAGAATATGCTTCGCCAATGCTATGAGTTCATTAAACAAGATGATACACTTTTGACAAC GAACCTTGCTCTTGTAAGAGCAGATGTGTCGAGGCTTCCTTTTGCATCTGGTTCTGTTGATGCCGTTCATGCTGGTGCTGCATTGCATTGCTGGCCTTCTCCTTCCAATGCG GTTGCTGAAATAAGCCGGGTACTAAGAAGTGGCGGTGTTTTTGTCGGAACGACCTTTTTATCATCTCCAATGAATACACCATTGCCCTTCACGGCATTGCGGCCGTTAAGACAG TTTTTTATGCAAGTGAGCAACAGCTATACCTATTTCACTGAGAAAGAAATTGAAGATTTGTGCAAATCTTGCGGACTCGTTAATTACTCAAGCACAGTGAGGCGAGCTTTTATCATGTTTTCCGCACACAAACCGTAA